One stretch of Oncorhynchus keta strain PuntledgeMale-10-30-2019 chromosome 18, Oket_V2, whole genome shotgun sequence DNA includes these proteins:
- the LOC127909034 gene encoding uncharacterized protein LOC127909034, translated as MHTASNTHTASNMHTASNTHKSSNTHKASITHTASNIHTASNTHTSSNVHTASNAQKASNTQKASNTRTDSNIHTASNTHTASNIHTVCNPHTASNTHTASNTHTASNIHTVSNTRTASNIHTVCNPHTASNTHTASNTHTASNIHTVSNTRTASNIHTVSNTHTASNTHTASNIHTVSNTRTASNIHTASNIHTASNIHTASNIHTASNTHTASNTHTASNIHTVSNTRTASNIHTASNIHTASNIHTASNIHTASNTHNASNTHTASNTSTASNTHNASNIHTASNTHTASNTHTASNTHNASNIHTATSNIHKASNIHTASNTHTASNVHTASNTHTASNTHTASNIHTASNTHTASNIHTASNIHTASNTHTASNTHTASNTHTASNTRPHNASNIHTASNTHTASNTHNASNIHTASNIHTATNTHTVSNTHTVSNTHTASSTHNASNNNTDSNIHTASNTHTASNIHTASNTHTARNTYTSRNIHTASNTHMASNTRTGQ; from the exons ATGCACACGGCCAGTAATACTCATACAGCCAGTAACATGCACACGGCCAGTAATACTCACAAGTCCAGTAACACTCACAAGGCCAGTATCACTCATACGGCCAGTAACATTCACACGGCCAGTAACACTCATACATCCAGTAACGTTCACACGGCCAGTAACGCTCAAAAGGCCAGTAACACTCAAAAGGCCAGTAACACTCGCACGG ACAGTAACATTCACACGGCCAGTAACACTCATACAGCCAGTAACATTCACACGGTCTGTAACCCTCACACGGCCAGTAACACTCACACGGCCAGTAACACTCATACGGCCAGCAACATTCACACGGTCAGTAATACTCGCACAGCCAGTAACATTCACACGGTCTGTAACCCTCACACGGCCAGTAACACTCACACGGCCAGTAACACTCACACGGCCAGTAACATTCACACGGTCAGTAACACTCGCACAGCCAGTAACATTCACACGGTCAGTAACACTCACACGGCCAGTAACACTCACACGGCCAGTAACATTCACACGGTCAGTAACACTCGCACAGCCAGTAACATTCACACGGCCAGTAACATTCACACAGCCAGTAACATTCACACGGCCAGTAACATTCACACGGCCAGTAACACTCACACGGCCAGTAACACTCACACGGCCAGTAACATTCACACGGTCAGTAACACTCGCACAGCCAGTAACATTCACACGGCCAGTAACATTCACACAGCCAGTAACATTCACACGGCCAGTAACATTCACACGGCCAGTAACACTCACAATGCCAGTAACACTCACACGGCCAGTAACACTAGCACGGCCAGTAACACTCACAATGCCAGTAACATTCACACGGCCAGTAACACCCACACGGCCAGTAACACTCACACGGCCAGTAACACTCACAATGCCAGTAACATTCACACGGCCA CCagtaacattcacaaggccagtaACATTCACACTGCCAGTAACACTCATACAGCCAGTAACGTTCACACGGCCAGTAACACTCACACGGCCAGTAACACTCATACAGCCAGCAACATTCACACGGCCAGTAACACTCATACAGCCAGTAACATTCACACAGCCAGTAACATTCACACAGCCAGTAACACTCACACGGCCAGTAACACTCACACGGCCAGTAACACTCACACGGCCAGTAACACACGGCCTCACAATGCCAGTAACATTCACACGGCCAGTAACACTCACACGGCCAGTAACACTCACAATGCCAGTAACATTCACACGGCCAGTAACATTCACACGGCCACTAACACTCACACGGTCAGTAACACTCACACGGTCAGTAACACTCACACGGCCAGTAGCACTCACAATGCCAGTAACAataatacagacagtaacatTCACACGGCCAGCAACACTCATACAGCCAGTAACATTCACACGGCCAGTAACACTCATACAGCCAGAAACACTTACACGTCCAGGAACATTCACACGGCCAGTAACACTCACATGGCCAGTAACACTCGCACGGGCCAGTAA